The Streptomyces spororaveus genome includes a region encoding these proteins:
- the pafA gene encoding Pup--protein ligase, translating into MDRRIFGLENEYGVTCTFRGQRRLSPDEVARYLFRRVVSWGRSSNVFLRNGARLYLDVGSHPEYATPECDNVTELVTHDKAGERILEGLLVDAERRLHEEGIAGDVYLFKNNTDSAGNSYGCHENYLVARHGEFSRLADILIPFLVTRQLICGAGKVLQTPRGAVYCVSQRAEHIWEGVSSATTRSRPIINTRDEPHADAERYRRLHVIVGDSNMSETTMLLKVGATDLVLRMIEAGTVMRDLTLENPIRAIREVSHDITGQRKVRLASGREASALEIQREYYDKAVDFAERRGIRTGVVDQVLELWGRTLDAIDAEDLERIGTEIDWVMKYQLIERYRAKHNMTMSNPRVAQIDLAYHDIHRRRGLYYLLERKGQAARICNDLKIFEGKSVPPQTTRARLRGDFIRRAQEQRRDFTVDWVHLKLNDQAQRTVLCKDPFRSVDDRVEKLIAGM; encoded by the coding sequence ATGGACCGCCGCATTTTCGGGCTGGAGAACGAGTACGGCGTCACGTGCACGTTCAGGGGACAGCGCCGACTGTCTCCTGACGAAGTGGCGCGCTACCTCTTCCGCCGTGTTGTGTCATGGGGCCGCAGCAGCAATGTCTTCCTGCGGAACGGCGCCCGCCTGTACCTCGACGTGGGTTCGCATCCGGAATATGCAACTCCCGAATGCGACAACGTGACCGAGCTGGTCACTCACGACAAAGCAGGCGAGCGCATTCTCGAAGGTCTGCTCGTCGACGCCGAACGCCGCCTGCACGAGGAGGGAATCGCGGGCGACGTCTATCTCTTCAAGAACAACACCGACTCGGCGGGCAACTCGTACGGCTGCCACGAGAACTACCTGGTGGCCCGGCACGGGGAATTCTCCCGCCTGGCGGACATTCTCATTCCGTTCCTTGTCACGCGGCAGTTGATCTGCGGCGCCGGCAAGGTGCTGCAGACGCCGCGCGGTGCGGTCTACTGCGTGAGCCAGCGGGCCGAGCACATCTGGGAGGGCGTCAGCTCTGCCACGACCCGCTCGCGGCCGATCATCAACACCCGGGACGAGCCGCACGCGGACGCCGAGCGCTACCGCAGGCTGCACGTCATCGTGGGCGACTCGAACATGTCCGAGACGACCATGCTGCTCAAGGTCGGGGCCACCGATCTGGTGCTGCGCATGATCGAGGCGGGCACGGTGATGCGGGACCTGACCCTGGAGAACCCGATCCGGGCGATCCGTGAGGTCAGTCACGACATCACGGGTCAGCGCAAGGTGCGTCTGGCGAGCGGCCGGGAGGCCTCGGCGCTGGAGATCCAGCGGGAGTACTACGACAAGGCGGTGGACTTCGCCGAGCGCCGGGGGATCCGTACCGGTGTGGTGGACCAGGTGCTGGAACTGTGGGGTCGCACGCTGGACGCGATCGACGCGGAGGACCTGGAGCGGATCGGGACCGAGATCGACTGGGTCATGAAGTACCAGCTGATCGAGCGGTACCGGGCGAAGCACAACATGACCATGTCGAATCCGCGGGTGGCTCAGATAGACCTCGCGTATCACGACATCCACCGTCGGCGCGGGCTGTACTACCTGCTGGAGCGCAAGGGGCAGGCGGCGCGGATCTGCAACGACCTGAAGATCTTCGAGGGCAAGTCGGTGCCCCCGCAGACGACGCGGGCGCGGTTGCGCGGGGACTTCATCCGCCGGGCTCAGGAGCAGCGGCGGGACTTCACGGTGGACTGGGTGCACCTGAAGCTCAATGACCAGGCGCAGCGGACGGTGCTGTGCAAGGACCCGTTCCGGTCGGTGGACGACCGGGTGGAGAAGCTGATCGCGGGGATGTAG
- a CDS encoding FKBP-type peptidyl-prolyl cis-trans isomerase, whose protein sequence is MRRLAGLLVVPLLLLTTAACGDDSGSDSAQMKNGAPAITKGAAFGETPTLSKGKGAPPKDLKVVTISEGAGQVLKKNDIAQVHYLGQVWDGNEAFDKSFGRPAPFDLTIGAGAVIKGWDQGLEGQKVGSRVELVIPPDLGYGAQGSPPKIKGNATLVFVVDIVKGTTVPASAAGKEVAQENKDLPKVGTNADGKEVSVTVPKDTAEPTKVVSNYVLEGDGPVVKDTDSVVVKFNGKTWKDDKSFESTYTSDQTVTWPLSELSVKGLKDGLVGKKAGSRILLVIPPDQAFGDKEQGTIPAKSTLVFSLDILAVM, encoded by the coding sequence GTGCGCCGACTTGCCGGCCTGCTTGTCGTACCCCTGCTGCTGCTGACGACCGCAGCGTGTGGCGACGACAGCGGCTCCGACTCCGCCCAGATGAAGAACGGGGCGCCCGCGATCACCAAGGGTGCCGCCTTCGGGGAGACGCCCACCCTGTCGAAGGGGAAGGGCGCGCCGCCCAAGGATCTGAAGGTGGTGACCATCAGCGAGGGCGCCGGGCAGGTACTCAAGAAGAACGACATCGCGCAGGTCCACTACCTCGGCCAGGTGTGGGACGGCAACGAGGCGTTCGACAAGAGCTTCGGGCGGCCCGCGCCGTTCGACCTGACGATCGGCGCCGGCGCCGTCATCAAGGGCTGGGACCAGGGCCTGGAGGGTCAGAAGGTCGGCAGCCGTGTCGAGCTGGTGATCCCGCCTGACCTCGGCTACGGCGCCCAGGGCTCGCCCCCGAAGATCAAGGGGAACGCGACGCTGGTCTTCGTCGTGGACATCGTCAAGGGCACGACCGTCCCGGCCTCGGCCGCGGGCAAGGAAGTCGCCCAGGAGAACAAGGACCTGCCCAAGGTCGGCACGAACGCGGACGGCAAGGAAGTCTCCGTGACCGTCCCGAAGGACACGGCCGAGCCCACCAAGGTGGTCTCGAACTACGTCCTGGAGGGTGACGGCCCGGTGGTCAAGGACACCGACAGCGTCGTGGTCAAGTTCAACGGCAAGACCTGGAAGGACGACAAGTCCTTCGAGAGCACCTACACCAGTGACCAGACGGTCACCTGGCCGCTGAGTGAGCTTTCGGTCAAGGGTCTGAAGGACGGACTGGTCGGCAAGAAGGCCGGCAGTCGCATCCTGCTGGTCATCCCGCCGGACCAGGCCTTCGGGGACAAGGAGCAGGGCACCATCCCGGCCAAGTCGACGCTCGTCTTCAGTCTCGACATCCTCGCGGTGATGTAA
- a CDS encoding FKBP-type peptidyl-prolyl cis-trans isomerase, whose protein sequence is MRRSSVSDLQKPEIDFPGGEPPKDLEIEDIWLGDGAEAKKGDRVSVHYVGVAFSTGEEFDASWNRGSALQFQLGIGQVIAGWDQGVQGMKVGGRRKLVIPAHLAYGDRGAGGAIAPGETLIFVCDLVKVG, encoded by the coding sequence ATGAGGAGAAGTTCCGTGAGTGACCTGCAGAAGCCCGAGATCGACTTCCCCGGCGGCGAGCCCCCGAAGGACCTCGAGATCGAGGACATCTGGCTGGGCGACGGTGCCGAGGCCAAGAAGGGTGACCGGGTCTCCGTCCACTACGTGGGTGTGGCCTTCTCCACCGGCGAGGAGTTCGACGCCTCCTGGAACCGCGGTTCCGCGCTCCAGTTCCAGCTCGGCATCGGTCAGGTCATCGCCGGCTGGGACCAGGGTGTCCAGGGCATGAAGGTCGGCGGCCGCCGCAAGCTGGTCATCCCCGCCCACCTCGCCTACGGCGACCGCGGCGCGGGCGGCGCGATCGCCCCGGGCGAGACGCTGATCTTCGTCTGCGACCTGGTCAAGGTCGGCTGA
- a CDS encoding helix-turn-helix transcriptional regulator: MAIAKAERLMNLALCLLGTRRPLSKRELRGSIEAYMEAGNDESFNRMFERDKDDLRELGLVIETVENLDGETGYLARRDSNRLPPVSLDAEEAAALGLAAKVWQQARLAGAASGALQKLRAGGMPEAEDPYEGQHSAIEPRIPVHEAAFEPLMLACRDRRPVVFDYRKSTAARPEARQVEPWALECWRGHWYLAGYDRDRGAERVFRLSRITGKVRSRAAKYTAEVPDVVTVRETVASWAGESADRSALIRLRTGAGYPLRAKATAVREGGDGWDELEIPYGHGLDAWLVEFGPDVVVVGPEDLRADVVDRLRAVAGA, encoded by the coding sequence ATGGCGATTGCCAAGGCCGAGCGGCTGATGAACCTGGCGCTGTGTCTGCTGGGGACCCGACGGCCGCTCAGCAAGCGGGAGTTGCGCGGTTCCATCGAGGCCTACATGGAGGCCGGCAACGACGAGTCCTTCAACCGCATGTTCGAGCGGGACAAGGACGACCTGCGTGAACTCGGCCTCGTCATCGAGACGGTGGAGAACCTGGACGGTGAGACGGGCTACCTGGCCCGCCGGGACAGCAACCGGCTGCCTCCCGTCTCCCTCGACGCCGAGGAGGCCGCCGCCCTGGGGCTGGCGGCCAAGGTCTGGCAGCAGGCGCGGCTGGCGGGGGCCGCCAGCGGGGCTCTGCAGAAGCTGCGCGCGGGCGGGATGCCCGAGGCCGAGGACCCGTACGAGGGTCAGCACAGCGCGATCGAGCCGCGCATCCCGGTCCACGAGGCGGCCTTCGAACCGCTGATGCTGGCCTGCCGGGACCGCCGGCCGGTGGTCTTCGACTACCGCAAGTCCACCGCCGCCCGGCCCGAGGCCCGTCAGGTGGAGCCCTGGGCGCTGGAGTGCTGGCGCGGCCACTGGTACCTGGCCGGTTACGACCGGGACCGCGGGGCGGAGCGCGTGTTCCGGCTCTCCCGCATCACCGGCAAGGTCCGCTCCCGGGCCGCGAAGTACACCGCCGAGGTGCCGGACGTGGTGACCGTACGGGAGACCGTGGCGAGCTGGGCCGGGGAGAGCGCGGACCGCAGCGCGCTGATCCGGCTGCGGACCGGGGCGGGCTACCCGCTGCGGGCCAAGGCCACCGCGGTGCGCGAGGGCGGGGACGGCTGGGACGAGCTGGAGATCCCCTACGGGCACGGGCTGGACGCCTGGCTGGTGGAGTTCGGGCCCGACGTCGTCGTGGTCGGCCCCGAGGACCTGCGGGCGGACGTGGTGGACCGGCTGCGGGCCGTCGCCGGGGCCTGA
- a CDS encoding helix-turn-helix transcriptional regulator: MAANAIDQTRRMLSLVTYLRERPGAHVADVARAFGITEDELISDLDVLPMCGTSFRGGDLLDIDTDGERIWWRNPDASGESTAEPLRLAADEATALLVAARAVATLPGLRESDRDALLRATAKLEAAAGEVAGASSRLSVTFESEGGVFADVDRAIAERRRLWLRYYSPARDELTERKVDPIRLFAVGHTYMEGWCHLSEARRTFRLDRVAEIRLLDERAEPPAIEARDLSEGLVQPAAEDPEVVVEVGPGGRWVAEYYPHDSAEELAGGGLRITLRSPDPASLRRLALRLGREGRIVAPAELADSARSAAREALAGYGEQV; encoded by the coding sequence ATGGCTGCCAACGCCATCGACCAGACCCGCCGGATGCTGTCCCTGGTGACCTACCTGCGCGAGCGCCCCGGTGCGCACGTCGCGGACGTCGCGCGCGCCTTCGGGATCACCGAGGACGAGCTGATCTCGGACCTCGACGTGCTGCCCATGTGCGGGACGAGCTTCCGGGGCGGGGACCTGCTCGACATCGACACCGACGGGGAGCGCATCTGGTGGCGCAATCCCGACGCGTCGGGGGAGTCCACCGCCGAGCCGCTGCGGCTGGCCGCCGACGAGGCGACCGCGCTGCTGGTGGCCGCGCGCGCCGTGGCCACCCTGCCCGGGCTGCGCGAGAGCGACCGCGACGCCCTGCTGCGGGCCACGGCCAAGCTGGAGGCGGCCGCGGGCGAGGTGGCCGGGGCCAGCTCCCGGCTGTCGGTGACCTTCGAGTCCGAGGGCGGGGTCTTCGCGGACGTCGACCGGGCCATCGCGGAACGCCGGCGGCTGTGGCTGCGCTACTACTCGCCCGCCCGGGACGAGCTCACCGAGCGCAAGGTCGACCCGATCCGGCTCTTCGCGGTGGGACACACGTACATGGAGGGCTGGTGCCACCTCTCGGAGGCGCGGCGCACCTTCCGCCTCGACCGGGTCGCGGAGATCCGGCTGCTGGACGAGCGGGCCGAACCGCCCGCCATCGAGGCTCGCGACCTGTCCGAAGGCCTGGTCCAGCCGGCCGCCGAGGACCCGGAGGTCGTCGTCGAGGTCGGGCCGGGCGGGCGCTGGGTCGCCGAGTACTACCCGCACGACAGTGCGGAGGAGCTGGCCGGGGGCGGTCTGCGGATCACCCTGCGCAGCCCGGACCCGGCCTCGCTGCGCCGGCTGGCGCTGCGGCTGGGCCGTGAGGGCCGGATCGTCGCTCCGGCCGAGCTGGCGGACAGCGCGCGCAGCGCCGCCCGGGAGGCACTGGCGGGGTACGGGGAACAGGTCTGA
- the tatA gene encoding Sec-independent protein translocase subunit TatA, translated as MGNFRGWEILVIVGLVILLFGAKKLPDMARSLGKSARILKSEAKAMKKDGESDDVAAAAPTDQSAQQPVAPRTIQAAPGDVSSSRPVSEPNRTAQG; from the coding sequence ATGGGCAACTTCAGGGGTTGGGAAATCCTCGTCATCGTCGGACTGGTCATCCTGCTGTTCGGCGCGAAGAAGCTCCCCGACATGGCCCGCTCCCTCGGCAAGTCGGCCCGCATCCTCAAGAGCGAGGCCAAGGCCATGAAGAAGGACGGCGAGAGCGACGACGTCGCCGCCGCCGCGCCCACGGACCAGTCCGCGCAGCAGCCCGTCGCCCCGCGTACCATCCAGGCCGCTCCGGGTGACGTCAGCAGCTCGCGTCCGGTGAGCGAGCCGAACCGCACCGCCCAGGGCTGA
- the tatC gene encoding twin-arginine translocase subunit TatC has protein sequence MLKSARKQEKKERQAKDAEGRMPLVEHLRELRNRLLKSVLAIVVITIIAAFFYREIINFLLKPMLDSVGCTDGVVTQRNGRPCADMTVNGLISAFSIALKVALMAGVVLSAPVWLYQLWAFAAPGLHSHEKKYARSFVAVGAPLFLTGAVIAYKILPQTATIMLEFTPDHARNLLPVDDYLDLVTRMVIVFGLAFELPLLLILLNFTGVLTGKRLAGWWRGMVLGIAIFAAFATPTGDPPTMLALAVPIVALYFAAVGICLLNDRRRRRNDPDADLSDDEASELDLTPAPIGELESVPAPAALPEQADGGRHRINGYDDAT, from the coding sequence TTGCTCAAGTCTGCCCGCAAGCAGGAGAAGAAAGAACGACAGGCGAAGGACGCCGAAGGGCGCATGCCTCTCGTCGAGCACCTGCGTGAGCTTCGAAACCGCCTGCTGAAGTCGGTCCTGGCGATCGTGGTGATCACGATCATCGCCGCGTTCTTCTACCGCGAGATCATCAACTTCCTGTTGAAGCCGATGCTGGACTCCGTCGGCTGCACCGACGGTGTGGTGACCCAGCGCAACGGCCGACCCTGCGCCGACATGACCGTGAACGGCCTGATCTCGGCGTTCTCGATCGCCCTGAAGGTCGCGCTGATGGCCGGTGTGGTGCTGTCCGCCCCGGTGTGGCTCTACCAGCTGTGGGCGTTCGCCGCGCCCGGGCTGCACAGTCACGAGAAGAAGTACGCGCGCAGCTTCGTCGCGGTCGGCGCGCCCCTCTTCCTGACCGGCGCGGTGATCGCGTACAAGATCCTCCCGCAGACCGCGACGATCATGCTGGAGTTCACCCCCGATCACGCGCGCAACCTGCTGCCGGTCGACGACTACCTCGACCTGGTCACCCGCATGGTGATCGTGTTCGGCCTGGCCTTCGAGTTGCCGCTGCTGCTGATCCTGCTGAACTTCACCGGTGTGCTCACCGGCAAGCGGCTGGCGGGCTGGTGGCGGGGCATGGTCCTCGGCATCGCGATCTTCGCCGCCTTCGCGACCCCCACCGGTGACCCGCCGACGATGCTCGCGCTGGCCGTGCCCATCGTGGCCCTCTACTTCGCCGCCGTCGGCATCTGCCTCCTCAACGACCGCCGGCGCAGGCGCAACGACCCCGACGCGGATCTGAGCGACGACGAGGCCTCCGAGCTGGACCTCACTCCGGCGCCGATAGGCGAGCTGGAATCCGTCCCGGCTCCCGCGGCCCTGCCCGAACAGGCCGACGGCGGACGCCACCGGATCAACGGGTACGACGACGCCACCTGA
- a CDS encoding diacylglycerol kinase: MSHEVTLFVNPTAGRGRGAHAAQPAASAVRAAGFSVRTVVGADAPDALARLTAAVREGTGAVIAVGGDGMVSLALQALAGTPVPLGVVAVGTGNDFARAMGLAVREPARAGRMAAEAVKESRVREIDLGRVGGADGGKWFGTVLCSGFDSRVNDRGNRMRLPAGRFKYDLAMIAELAAFRPFPYRITLDDGPVIETEAALVAVGNGSSYGGGMRICADAVPDDGLFDVTVVGDCSRTTLLTVFPQVYKGRHLDHPKVTVHRARKISLEAAGLSAYADGEPLGVLPVSAECVPRAVRLLT, encoded by the coding sequence ATGAGCCATGAGGTCACCCTCTTCGTCAATCCCACAGCCGGACGCGGCCGGGGCGCGCACGCCGCGCAGCCGGCCGCTTCGGCCGTCCGGGCGGCCGGATTCTCCGTACGGACCGTCGTGGGCGCCGACGCGCCGGACGCGCTGGCCCGGCTGACGGCCGCCGTCCGCGAGGGCACCGGTGCGGTGATCGCAGTGGGCGGCGACGGGATGGTCTCCCTGGCGCTCCAGGCCCTCGCGGGCACCCCGGTACCGCTCGGGGTGGTCGCAGTGGGCACCGGGAACGACTTCGCGCGGGCGATGGGGCTGGCCGTACGGGAGCCGGCCCGGGCCGGGCGGATGGCCGCCGAAGCCGTCAAGGAGAGCCGGGTCCGGGAGATCGACCTGGGCCGGGTGGGCGGCGCGGACGGCGGGAAGTGGTTCGGGACGGTGCTGTGCTCCGGCTTCGACTCGCGGGTCAACGACCGGGGCAACCGGATGCGGCTGCCGGCCGGCCGGTTCAAGTACGACCTGGCGATGATCGCGGAGCTGGCCGCCTTCCGGCCGTTCCCGTACCGGATCACCCTGGACGACGGCCCGGTGATCGAGACCGAGGCCGCGCTGGTCGCCGTCGGCAACGGATCCTCCTACGGCGGCGGCATGCGCATCTGCGCGGACGCCGTCCCCGACGACGGGCTCTTCGACGTCACGGTGGTCGGCGACTGCAGCCGGACCACCCTGCTCACGGTGTTCCCGCAGGTCTACAAGGGCCGCCACCTCGACCATCCGAAGGTGACCGTCCACCGGGCCAGGAAGATCAGCCTGGAGGCGGCGGGCCTGAGCGCGTACGCCGACGGCGAGCCGCTGGGGGTGCTGCCGGTGAGCGCCGAATGCGTTCCCCGGGCGGTCCGGCTGCTCACTTAA
- a CDS encoding DEAD/DEAH box helicase — protein sequence MTEELSPAERYAAARIRAAEEASALAPFREMYDFDLDPYQVEACKALEAGKGVLVAAPTGSGKTIVGEFAVHLALQQGRKCFYTTPIKALSNQKYADLVKRYGADKVGLLTGDNSVNSEAPVVVMTTEVLRNMLYAGSRSLLGLGYVVMDEVHYLSDRFRGAVWEEVIIHLPESVTLVSLSATVSNAEEFGDWLDTVRGDTEVIVSEERPVPLWQHVMAGRRIYDLFEEESDHGGRGSARREVNPDLLRMAREENSRTYSPKDRRRGKMVREADRERERRSRGRIWTPSRPEVIARLDNDGLLPAINFIFSRAGCEAAVQQCLYAGLRLNDESARLKVRELVEARTASIPTEDLHVLGYYEWLEGLERGIAAHHAGMLPTFKEVVEELFVRGLVKAVFATETLALGINMPARTVILEKLVKWNGEQHADITPGEYTQLTGRAGRRGIDVEGHAVVLWQRGMDPAGLAGLAGTRTYPLRSSFKPSYNMAVNLVSQFGRHRSRELLETSFAQFQADRSVVGISRQVQRNEEGLEGYQEGMTCHLGNFEEYAQLRRDLKDRETDLAKQGAAQRRVQAASSLEKLKPGDIIHVPTGKFAGLALVLDPGVPAGRVNGHRGHEYAEGPRPLVLTAERQVKRLAAIDFPVPVEALDRMRIPKTFNARSPQSRRDLASQLRTKAGHITPERRSRGRAAAADDREIARLRAELRAHPCHGCDEREDHARWAERYHRLKRDTQQLERRIEGRTNTIARTFDRIHALLTELDYLREDEVTVHGKRLARLYGELDLLASECLRAKVWEGLSPAELAACVSALVFEARQSDDAVAPKVPGGAAKEALGEMIRIWSRLDALEEEHRINQTEGVGQREPDLGFAWAAYQWASDKSLDEVLREAEMPAGDFVRWCKQVIDVLGQVAAAAPAASGDSGSTVARNARKAVDALLRGVVAYSSVG from the coding sequence ATGACCGAAGAACTCTCACCCGCCGAGCGGTACGCCGCTGCCCGGATCCGCGCCGCCGAAGAGGCCTCTGCCCTGGCCCCCTTCCGCGAGATGTACGACTTCGACCTGGACCCGTATCAGGTCGAGGCCTGCAAGGCGCTGGAGGCCGGCAAAGGCGTCCTCGTCGCCGCCCCGACCGGCTCGGGCAAGACCATCGTCGGCGAGTTCGCCGTGCACCTGGCCCTCCAGCAGGGCCGCAAGTGCTTCTACACGACGCCGATCAAGGCCCTGTCGAACCAGAAGTACGCCGACCTCGTCAAGCGCTACGGCGCCGACAAGGTGGGCCTGCTGACGGGCGACAACAGCGTCAACTCCGAGGCGCCGGTGGTCGTGATGACCACCGAGGTGCTCCGCAACATGCTGTACGCGGGCTCCCGGTCGCTGCTCGGCCTCGGCTACGTCGTGATGGACGAGGTCCACTACCTCTCCGACCGGTTCCGCGGGGCCGTCTGGGAGGAAGTGATCATCCACCTCCCCGAGTCGGTGACCCTGGTCTCCCTGTCGGCCACCGTGTCCAACGCCGAGGAGTTCGGCGACTGGCTGGACACCGTGCGCGGGGACACCGAGGTGATCGTCTCCGAGGAGCGGCCCGTACCGCTGTGGCAGCACGTCATGGCCGGCCGCCGGATCTACGACCTCTTCGAGGAGGAGTCCGACCACGGCGGCCGCGGCTCCGCGCGCCGCGAGGTCAACCCCGACCTGCTGCGCATGGCGCGCGAGGAGAACAGCCGCACCTACAGCCCGAAGGACCGGCGGCGCGGCAAGATGGTCCGCGAGGCCGACCGCGAGCGCGAGCGGCGCTCCCGCGGCCGGATCTGGACCCCGTCCCGCCCCGAGGTCATCGCCCGCCTCGACAACGACGGGCTGCTGCCCGCCATCAACTTCATCTTCAGCCGGGCCGGCTGCGAGGCCGCCGTCCAGCAGTGCCTGTACGCGGGCCTGAGGCTCAACGACGAATCCGCGCGGCTCAAGGTCCGCGAGCTCGTCGAGGCGCGGACCGCCTCCATCCCCACCGAGGACCTGCACGTCCTGGGGTACTACGAGTGGCTCGAAGGGCTGGAGCGCGGCATCGCCGCGCACCACGCGGGCATGCTGCCCACCTTCAAGGAGGTCGTGGAGGAGCTCTTCGTACGCGGCCTGGTCAAGGCCGTGTTCGCCACGGAGACCCTGGCGCTGGGCATCAACATGCCCGCGCGCACGGTGATCCTGGAGAAGCTGGTCAAGTGGAACGGCGAGCAGCACGCCGACATCACCCCCGGCGAGTACACGCAGCTGACCGGCCGGGCCGGGCGGCGCGGCATCGACGTCGAGGGCCACGCGGTGGTGCTGTGGCAGCGCGGCATGGACCCGGCGGGGCTCGCCGGGCTCGCGGGTACCCGTACGTATCCGCTGCGTTCCAGCTTCAAGCCGTCCTACAACATGGCCGTGAACCTGGTCAGCCAGTTCGGGCGGCACCGCTCGCGCGAGCTCCTGGAGACCTCCTTCGCGCAGTTCCAGGCCGACCGCTCGGTCGTCGGGATCTCCCGGCAGGTGCAGCGCAACGAGGAGGGCCTGGAGGGCTACCAGGAGGGCATGACCTGCCACCTCGGCAACTTCGAGGAGTACGCGCAGCTGCGCCGCGACCTCAAGGACCGTGAGACGGACCTGGCCAAGCAGGGCGCGGCGCAGCGCCGGGTACAGGCGGCCAGTTCGCTGGAGAAGCTCAAGCCGGGCGACATCATCCACGTGCCGACGGGCAAGTTCGCCGGGCTCGCGCTGGTCCTGGACCCGGGCGTGCCGGCCGGGCGGGTCAACGGGCACCGCGGGCACGAGTACGCCGAGGGCCCGCGCCCGCTGGTGCTCACCGCCGAACGGCAGGTCAAGCGGCTCGCCGCGATCGACTTCCCGGTCCCGGTCGAGGCCCTCGACCGGATGCGGATCCCCAAGACCTTCAACGCGCGCTCGCCGCAGTCCCGTCGGGACCTGGCGTCCCAGCTGCGCACCAAGGCCGGGCACATCACACCCGAGCGGCGCTCCCGCGGCCGGGCGGCGGCAGCCGACGACCGCGAGATCGCCCGGCTGCGCGCCGAGCTGCGGGCGCATCCCTGCCACGGCTGCGACGAGCGCGAGGACCACGCCCGCTGGGCGGAGCGCTACCACCGGCTCAAGCGGGACACCCAGCAGCTGGAGCGGCGGATCGAGGGCCGGACGAACACCATCGCCCGCACCTTCGACCGGATCCACGCCCTGCTGACCGAGCTGGACTACCTGCGCGAGGACGAGGTCACCGTGCACGGCAAGCGGCTCGCCCGGCTGTACGGGGAGCTGGACCTGCTGGCCTCCGAATGCCTGCGCGCCAAGGTATGGGAGGGCCTGAGCCCGGCCGAACTGGCGGCCTGCGTCTCGGCGCTGGTCTTCGAGGCGCGGCAGTCCGACGACGCCGTCGCCCCGAAGGTGCCCGGTGGAGCGGCGAAGGAGGCACTGGGCGAGATGATCCGCATCTGGAGCCGGCTCGACGCGCTGGAGGAGGAGCACCGCATCAACCAGACGGAGGGCGTGGGCCAGCGCGAGCCGGACCTCGGCTTCGCCTGGGCGGCGTACCAGTGGGCCTCCGACAAGAGCCTGGACGAGGTGCTGCGCGAGGCGGAGATGCCGGCCGGCGACTTCGTGCGCTGGTGCAAGCAGGTCATCGACGTGCTCGGGCAGGTCGCGGCGGCGGCTCCGGCGGCCTCCGGTGACAGCGGGAGCACGGTGGCGCGCAATGCCCGCAAGGCCGTGGACGCGCTGCTTCGGGGTGTCGTGGCCTACAGCTCGGTCGGCTAG
- a CDS encoding TetR/AcrR family transcriptional regulator, with product MSGGTDDAPRRVGRPRADRLRPESGRPPREELLCAAAELFTVQGYAATTTRAVAERAGMRQATMYHYFGGKEELLAELLESTVAPSLVLARQLLADDRRCAARRLWELCRSDVLLLCGGPYDLGALYLLPELGGSRLAPFRRMRRELKDAYRVLLAGTRVGAELAGDKAGLTLRGDLVFGLIEGVMLIHRTDPARPVTAFAEATADAALRIAGVGPPGAETAWSRPEDGLETA from the coding sequence ATGAGTGGGGGAACGGACGATGCTCCGAGACGGGTCGGCCGGCCCCGTGCCGACCGGCTGAGGCCGGAGAGCGGCCGGCCGCCGCGCGAGGAACTCCTCTGCGCGGCGGCCGAGTTGTTCACCGTCCAGGGGTACGCGGCGACCACCACGCGGGCCGTCGCCGAACGGGCCGGGATGCGCCAGGCCACGATGTACCACTACTTCGGCGGCAAGGAGGAACTCCTCGCCGAACTGCTGGAGTCCACGGTCGCCCCCTCGCTGGTGCTCGCCCGGCAGCTGCTCGCGGACGACCGGCGGTGCGCCGCACGCCGGCTGTGGGAGCTGTGCCGCTCCGACGTACTGCTGCTGTGCGGCGGGCCGTACGACCTGGGGGCGCTCTACCTGCTGCCCGAGCTGGGCGGTTCGCGCCTCGCGCCGTTCCGCCGGATGCGCAGGGAACTCAAGGACGCCTACCGGGTGCTGCTCGCCGGGACCCGCGTCGGCGCCGAACTGGCCGGGGACAAGGCGGGGCTGACGCTTCGGGGGGACCTGGTCTTCGGGCTCATCGAAGGCGTCATGCTGATCCACCGCACGGACCCGGCGCGGCCGGTGACGGCCTTCGCGGAGGCCACCGCGGACGCGGCGCTGCGGATCGCCGGCGTCGGCCCTCCCGGCGCAGAGACGGCCTGGAGCCGGCCTGAAGACGGCCTGGAGACGGCCTAG